The nucleotide sequence TAGTCAGTCATCAAGTGTGCTACGAGGACCGCGTACTCGACAATGTCTATCTCTCCTTTTGTAAGAGCACCTCTAGTCACAGGTTCAATTGAGACCACGAATGCTAATGGAACGCGACTAATAGCAATGGCCGCTCTGGTGGCGTATATGCGTTCTGCTGAACGTCAGCTTCTACAATCTTCTCGGGAATGCCTGGGCTGCTGGCCTTTCTCCCGTCTTTGGATTAATTATTCGGGAGCTGCACTGCACGCAAGATCAGGCTTCTAACTTGCCAACGTATGCTCTGCTAGCTCTTGGACTCTCTGTGCGTTATCCACCGTCTTATCCCTGATTGATCTCTTGATCTGCTGACCCTTTCAGAATCTCTTCGCTCTCCCGCTATCACTACTCATCGGAAAGCGCTACACCGTCCTCGGTTCGCTCGTCATCTTTATCGCGTGTAACATTTGGTCCGGCGAAGCGAGTGACTACTACTCCCTTCGAAACTCACGCATCGTTGGTGGATTGGCTGGTGGTCTCGTCGAGGCTCTCGGTCCCATCATCGTAGCTGAGACGTTTCCCACTCATCAGCTTGGAAGAGCCATGGTCGTCTACGTTGGCTTCCTCGCTGCTGGCTCCGCGATCGGTCCAATGGTCGCTGGTGCAGTTGGAGTCAGTCTGGGGAGCTGGAGGTGGTACCTGAGGATTCTGACCATCGCGACTGGCCTGAATCTTTTTGGTTCCATCTTGATGCTTCCTGAGACAACCCACGATATCGAAGAGCTGGACGCGGCTCAACCCAGACCTGGAAGCTCGCCCGTCGCCGAGCCGAAACCTACGAGCACCTCGGTCGAAGATATCTGCATCTCATCACCGGCCGGAACTACAACTGGAGAGATCTCTCCTGCCAGCTTCAGAAAGGAGTACATTTCGAGGTCCTTTAGCAGCGAGTTTATGCCGATGAAGTGGAAGGAAATGGGTCTATCACTGGTCCGGCCGCTGCAGCTGCTCATGGCACCTCAAGTCCTAGTCACCGTCTACATTTTTGGCCTAACCATTGGCTGGActgtcatcatctccatcctcatcgccatcaccTACGCTCAACCTCCTTTGTTGTGGAATTCGCGTTCGATTGGTCTACTCAACGTCGGTTCTCTTATCGGTCTTCTTATTGGCCTCCCCGTTGGTGGTTACCTCGCAGACCTTCTCTTCATTCGCTCAACAAAGGGACGCACCCAGGAGCCTAATCCTAGGAGTAGACTGCCAATGATGCTTGTCGGAGGAATTGCCAGCCCTCTTGGCTGCATTATCCTCGGCCATGGACTTCAAAACCCTGTCCACTGGATCGTTGTCTGCGTCGGATGGAGTCTCCTTGCATTTGGCTTGACAGGATCGGCTAATGTCCTGCTTACTTATTCGGTCAACACTATGCCTTCGCGAGCAGGAGATATCGGTGTCCTTGTAAATGTCATGAAGAATTGCTTGGCCTTTGGCGTATCCTACTCGGCCATCAGTTGGATGAACGGTATGGGCCCATTGAAGCAGTTCGCAACTATGGCTGGTCTTCTCTGGCTTGGTTACTTTCTGGTGATTCCGGTTTGGGTTTGGAGCAAGTCTATTGTCCGCAGGAGCGCTGTTTATGCTCGGTAGAAGCTTGTGGGGAGTTTGTTACACTGTTTAGTTGGCTTTTGGTGCAACTCAATCAACTTTCATACTAACTTGACATTTTCGGGGTCCTGGCTAACCATGTCACAACCTCTGACTGATGAAAAAGACGACATCCACACGCGTGCCACTCGACCATAAACAGCACGGAATAACATCATTCATTACAGCAAAACCCTGCATCGACTTGAATCTGCGTAATGAACTGATAGAATAGTACAAATAGAATAATCATTTCATCAATAGAAGCAGTCCGACTCTCCGACGATGAGAGAACGCCCTGTAAA is from Fusarium musae strain F31 chromosome 4, whole genome shotgun sequence and encodes:
- a CDS encoding hypothetical protein (EggNog:ENOG41) codes for the protein MSISPFNLFALPLSLLIGKRYTVLGSLVIFIACNIWSGEASDYYSLRNSRIVGGLAGGLVEALGPIIVAETFPTHQLGRAMVVYVGFLAAGSAIGPMVAGAVGVSLGSWRWYLRILTIATGLNLFGSILMLPETTHDIEELDAAQPRPGSSPVAEPKPTSTSVEDICISSPAGTTTGEISPASFRKEYISRSFSSEFMPMKWKEMGLSLVRPLQLLMAPQVLVTVYIFGLTIGWTVIISILIAITYAQPPLLWNSRSIGLLNVGSLIGLLIGLPVGGYLADLLFIRSTKGRTQEPNPRSRLPMMLVGGIASPLGCIILGHGLQNPVHWIVVCVGWSLLAFGLTGSANVLLTYSVNTMPSRAGDIGVLVNVMKNCLAFGVSYSAISWMNGMGPLKQFATMAGLLWLGYFLVIPVWVWSKSIVRRSAVYAR